In the Agrococcus beijingensis genome, CGCGACGGCTGTGGAGAGCGGCGAGCCCGGCTCCGCGCGCGGCGAGCCCGGCTCCGCGCGCCAGCTCCGGCGCCGGGCTCGGCTACCGCCGCGCGAACGAGGCCGGGTTGAGCCTCGCGAGCAGCGCCCGCAGGCGTCCCTCGCCCTCGTCGCGCTCGGCGAGCACGCGGTCGCTGAGCGCCCATGCGGTCGCGATGTCGATCTCGGTCGGCTCCGCGGGCGCGAACACCGCGCGATCGACGCGGTGGGCCAGGTCGCGCATCGGCGCCTGATCGCCCGCCTGCTCGACGCGGGTGCCGCCCTCGAGCAGCGTCGTGCCGCGGTCGCGCAGGCCGTCGACGACCTCCGCCCACGCGCCCTCCGCCTGATCGCGCGGCGCCTCGGCCTGTCGGCGCCGCCGCCGGCGCACGACCTTCGCGACCACCAGCGCGACCGGCAGCGCGGCGACCAGCCCGAGCAGCCCCACGACCGCCGAGAGCGCGCCGAGCAGCTGCAGCAGCCGCGAGCCGTCGTCGTCCGCCTCCTGCGGTGCGCTGGGCGCCGCGGGCTCGAAGCCCTGCTCCTGCCCACCGGGCGCAGGGGCGGGCGCCTGCAGGGCGGGCGGCTCCTCGACCACCGTCGGCGCGCCCTGCTCCTGCTCGGGCACCGGTCGCTCCTCGGGCACCACGTCGATGCCCACCCAGCCGGCCGTCGTGCGCACCTCCAGCCACGCATCCGCATCGGCGCCCACGACCGCGGTCGGCTGCCCCGTCGCGATCGTGTCGGGCGTGAAGCCCACGGCGACGCGCGAGTCGAAGCCGAGCTGACGGGCGAGCAGCATCGCGGCGGTGGCGTACTGCTCGGCGTCGCCGATCATCGGCTCGCTGAAGAGCTCCTCGAGCCGCTCGAGCGAGTGCCCGGGCCGCGACGCCGCCTCCTCGTCGAGCACCCCGTGGCTGACGTAGCCGTCGGCGCGCAGCCCGGCGAGCAGCGCCGAGAGCCGCTCGCCGGGGGTGGCGGCGTCGC is a window encoding:
- a CDS encoding transglutaminase-like domain-containing protein, which codes for MLRDGTPASLALSGASPMAAYRSYWAPESRTARQLTATGLEPGDRIRIAALDRYDGEVLSIDRAAFERVASAEAGQGRLIGITVGELRSPWLPSVGVPSAVRFVGDRSAELAADLHRDSELGIMLVLAGLGAGDGYQLRVEPGVPVVPAEAVEALAPADPVQDTRELPDAMLAALAAWTGDAATPGERLSALLAGLRADGYVSHGVLDEEAASRPGHSLERLEELFSEPMIGDAEQYATAAMLLARQLGFDSRVAVGFTPDTIATGQPTAVVGADADAWLEVRTTAGWVGIDVVPEERPVPEQEQGAPTVVEEPPALQAPAPAPGGQEQGFEPAAPSAPQEADDDGSRLLQLLGALSAVVGLLGLVAALPVALVVAKVVRRRRRRQAEAPRDQAEGAWAEVVDGLRDRGTTLLEGGTRVEQAGDQAPMRDLAHRVDRAVFAPAEPTEIDIATAWALSDRVLAERDEGEGRLRALLARLNPASFARR